A stretch of Lutra lutra chromosome 9, mLutLut1.2, whole genome shotgun sequence DNA encodes these proteins:
- the LOC125109829 gene encoding zinc finger X-linked protein ZXDB-like gives MTAGPAGSGRASSHFRGGAGRSDAVGGGGGGGGGGGGGGGGGTGGGSPAGRASLAVGPARSPHPRASPAEREAASPETRGGIPSYCPFSLGVARSLRLMVVAVPSDKAVGLVPHPECVEKPRYTCLGFI, from the exons ATGA CAGCCGGGCCCGCAGGTTCCGGACGAGCCTCAAGTCACttccggggcggggcggggcggagcgACGCCGTCGGAGGAGGtggtggcggcggtggcggcggtggcggcggcggcggcggtgggaCCGGCGGTGGGAGCCCAGCGGGCCGCGCCTCCCTCGCGGTGGGGCCGGCTCggagcccccacccccgggccTCACCCGCGGAGCGCGAGGCTGCCTCACCGGAAACACGAGGCGGAATTCCAAGCTATTGTCCTTTCTCGCTTGGGGTCGCGCGCTCCCTGCGGCTGATGGTAGTCGCGGTGCCTTCCGACAAGGCAGTGGGCCTTGTCCCCCACCCCGAGTGTGTGGAAAAACCTAG gTACACATGCTTGGGCTTTATTTAA